From the Xenorhabdus ishibashii genome, one window contains:
- the tolA gene encoding cell envelope integrity protein TolA, translating into MGKTNEQNNRLNRAIIISVILHIILIGFLIWGSLVQKTEMGGGGQDGTVIDAVMVDPNAVVQQYNQQQQQQANAKLAEQQRMKKAEQQAAELRAKQAEEQERLKAAEEERIKALQEAEAQKKQSEVAAAKAREEQKQAEEAAAKALAEKERILKEQAEAQQKAEAQAKKEAEEAAKRKAAAEAQAKAEAEAKAAAEAKVKAEAQAKAKAKAEAAKQTQTVNDLLGGLTSNTPKQGGATTAGKGGGKKSGLSQQDINSYLGKVQAAIESKFYDSNLYIGRTCDLNIKLAPDGLLIDIKAGAGDPALCRAAITAANLAKKMPPPPSKEVYEYFKSFTLEFKPH; encoded by the coding sequence GTGGGAAAGACAAACGAGCAAAATAATAGGCTGAATCGCGCCATTATCATTTCGGTAATATTGCACATTATCCTGATCGGATTTCTGATTTGGGGTTCTTTGGTGCAAAAAACAGAAATGGGAGGCGGTGGACAAGATGGGACTGTCATTGATGCTGTTATGGTTGATCCGAATGCGGTCGTTCAGCAATATAACCAGCAACAACAGCAACAGGCCAATGCAAAGTTAGCCGAACAACAGCGGATGAAAAAAGCTGAGCAACAGGCTGCTGAATTGAGAGCAAAGCAGGCGGAAGAGCAGGAACGCTTGAAAGCGGCGGAAGAAGAGAGAATTAAAGCACTACAGGAAGCTGAAGCGCAGAAAAAACAGTCTGAGGTTGCTGCCGCTAAAGCGCGTGAAGAACAAAAGCAGGCGGAAGAAGCGGCTGCAAAAGCACTGGCAGAAAAAGAAAGAATTCTAAAAGAGCAAGCTGAAGCCCAACAAAAAGCAGAAGCTCAGGCGAAGAAAGAAGCGGAAGAGGCAGCAAAACGTAAAGCGGCGGCTGAGGCACAGGCTAAAGCCGAAGCGGAAGCTAAGGCAGCGGCAGAAGCCAAAGTAAAAGCTGAGGCACAAGCCAAGGCCAAGGCTAAGGCAGAAGCGGCAAAGCAAACTCAAACGGTTAATGATCTGTTAGGGGGATTAACGTCTAATACACCTAAGCAGGGTGGAGCGACTACCGCAGGAAAAGGTGGCGGTAAGAAAAGTGGTCTTTCTCAGCAAGATATTAATAGTTATCTGGGAAAAGTTCAGGCTGCAATAGAGAGTAAATTTTACGATTCGAATCTCTATATCGGTCGTACTTGTGATTTAAATATAAAACTGGCGCCAGATGGATTATTGATTGATATCAAAGCGGGAGCGGGTGATCCGGCGTTATGTCGGGCAGCGATTACTGCTGCTAATTTGGCAAAAAAAATGCCACCTCCACCAAGCAAGGAGGTTTATGAATATTTCAAGAGTTTCACTCTAGAATTTAAACCGCATTAA
- the ybgC gene encoding tol-pal system-associated acyl-CoA thioesterase: MSNMLFRWPIRVYYEDTDASGVVYHARYLCFYERARTEMLRERGFHQQPMLDEQAGFVVSRMTIDYRKPAKLDDQLVVESEVTNIRGASLTFIQRIVDCNGVVVSSAECLVVYVNSSQMKPIALPKSIVAEFKQ; this comes from the coding sequence ATGAGTAATATGTTGTTCCGTTGGCCTATCCGTGTTTACTACGAAGACACAGATGCTAGTGGTGTGGTTTATCACGCTCGGTATTTGTGTTTTTACGAAAGAGCTCGTACAGAGATGTTGCGTGAAAGAGGCTTTCACCAACAGCCTATGCTAGATGAGCAAGCTGGCTTTGTTGTTAGTCGCATGACGATTGACTACCGGAAACCAGCAAAACTGGATGACCAACTGGTTGTTGAAAGCGAAGTTACGAATATCCGTGGCGCTTCTCTGACATTTATTCAACGAATTGTTGATTGCAATGGCGTAGTTGTCAGCAGCGCAGAATGCCTGGTTGTCTACGTGAATTCATCTCAAATGAAGCCGATTGCGCTTCCAAAGTCTATTGTCGCGGAGTTTAAGCAGTGA
- the pnuC gene encoding nicotinamide riboside transporter PnuC gives MDFFNIDNIFVHIPLGTGGYNLSYIEAIGTIAGLLCIWFASQEKIINYLFGLINVSLFAVIFFQIQLYASLILQIFFFAANIYGWYAWSRVNEQKQIELKIRWLNPKQMAIVTAVSIFTILIMTFNIDRIFGYMAKVVVLALQGMGPDIIMPDLQPDAFPFWDSVMTVLSIVAMILMTRKYVENWLIWVIIDVISVVIYYYQGVLAMSLQYIILTGIALNGARLWIKAAKHSEEQPPQENVN, from the coding sequence ATGGATTTTTTCAATATTGATAACATATTCGTGCATATTCCACTAGGAACGGGTGGCTATAATCTTTCGTATATTGAAGCGATTGGCACGATAGCAGGTTTGTTATGTATATGGTTCGCTAGTCAGGAGAAAATAATTAATTATCTGTTTGGATTAATTAATGTCTCACTTTTCGCTGTAATCTTTTTTCAAATTCAACTCTACGCCAGCCTCATTCTGCAAATCTTTTTCTTCGCGGCCAATATCTATGGTTGGTATGCATGGAGCCGAGTTAATGAACAAAAACAAATAGAGCTTAAAATTCGGTGGCTCAACCCTAAACAGATGGCGATTGTTACCGCGGTTTCTATCTTTACCATATTAATCATGACATTTAATATCGATCGAATATTTGGTTATATGGCAAAAGTGGTGGTACTCGCTCTACAGGGAATGGGTCCTGATATCATCATGCCTGATTTACAGCCTGATGCTTTCCCATTTTGGGATTCAGTGATGACAGTATTATCCATAGTCGCAATGATACTGATGACGCGTAAGTATGTAGAAAACTGGCTAATTTGGGTCATCATCGATGTCATCAGTGTAGTGATTTATTACTATCAAGGTGTTTTAGCCATGTCGCTGCAATATATTATCCTGACAGGTATTGCACTAAATGGTGCTCGCCTGTGGATCAAGGCAGCGAAACATAGCGAAGAACAACCACCACAAGAAAATGTAAATTAG
- the pal gene encoding peptidoglycan-associated lipoprotein Pal, whose amino-acid sequence MQLNKVLKGLMLALPIMAVAACSSNKTGNNDQSGVSTVDNSSKTLSAEELARQQMQELQNNNIVYFGFDKYDINGEFAQMLDAHAAFLRTNPSVKVTIEGHADERGTPEYNIALGERRANAVKMYLQGKGVSADQLAIVSYGKEKPAVLGHDEAAYAKNRRAVIVY is encoded by the coding sequence ATGCAACTGAACAAAGTGCTAAAAGGGCTGATGTTAGCTTTACCAATCATGGCCGTAGCAGCGTGTAGTTCTAACAAAACTGGCAATAATGATCAGTCTGGTGTAAGCACTGTTGATAATTCTTCTAAGACTCTGTCTGCCGAAGAATTAGCACGTCAGCAGATGCAAGAACTGCAAAACAACAACATCGTATACTTCGGTTTCGATAAGTACGACATCAACGGCGAATTTGCTCAGATGTTGGATGCACATGCTGCCTTCCTGCGTACTAACCCATCTGTTAAAGTGACTATCGAAGGTCACGCAGACGAGCGTGGTACTCCAGAGTACAACATTGCTCTGGGTGAGCGTCGTGCGAACGCAGTGAAAATGTATCTGCAAGGCAAAGGCGTTTCTGCTGATCAGCTTGCTATCGTTTCTTACGGTAAAGAAAAACCAGCAGTACTTGGCCACGACGAAGCAGCATATGCGAAAAACCGTCGCGCTGTGATCGTATACTAA
- the cydX gene encoding cytochrome bd-I oxidase subunit CydX gives MWYFAWILGTLLACSFAVIAALALEHSESQKVPESDKK, from the coding sequence ATGTGGTATTTTGCTTGGATTCTCGGAACGCTGTTGGCTTGTAGCTTCGCTGTCATTGCTGCCTTGGCACTTGAGCATAGCGAATCACAAAAAGTCCCTGAGAGTGACAAAAAATAA
- the tolB gene encoding Tol-Pal system beta propeller repeat protein TolB has translation MSKVILGFLMMWAALAHAEVRIEITQGVDSARPIGVVPFKWTGEGESPENIGSIIATDLRNSGKFNPIDPTRMPQQPTTASEVTPAAWTALGIDSVVVGHIQPSADGKFLVSYQLIDVAGAPGTVLAQEQFTVEKKWLRFAAHTASNQIFEKLTGIRGAFTTRIAYVVKNNSAGKYPYELRVSDYDGYNQFTVHSSPEPLMSPAWSPDASKLAYVTFEGGRSALVIQTLATNAVRQVASFPRHNGAPAFSPDGTKLAFALSKTGSLNLYVMDLASGQIRQITDGRSNNTEPSWMPDNQTLVYTSDQGGRPQLYKIDINGGAPQRLTWEGSQNQDADVSPDGSFVVMVSSASGSQHIAKQDLATGSVQILTDTFLDETPSIAPNGTMVIYSSTQGWGTILQLVSTDGRFKARLPATDGQVKSPAWSPYL, from the coding sequence ATGTCTAAAGTCATACTGGGCTTTCTGATGATGTGGGCAGCACTTGCTCATGCAGAGGTTCGCATTGAAATTACACAGGGTGTTGATTCTGCCCGTCCTATTGGGGTTGTCCCATTTAAATGGACTGGGGAAGGCGAGTCTCCTGAAAATATTGGTTCAATTATTGCTACGGATTTGAGAAACAGTGGGAAATTTAATCCGATTGATCCTACTCGTATGCCGCAACAACCAACGACTGCATCAGAGGTAACGCCTGCTGCATGGACTGCATTGGGGATCGACTCAGTCGTGGTTGGACATATTCAGCCTAGTGCAGATGGTAAGTTTTTGGTTTCTTATCAGCTTATTGATGTTGCCGGTGCACCAGGAACGGTATTGGCACAAGAACAATTCACGGTTGAAAAGAAATGGCTGCGTTTCGCTGCTCATACCGCTAGTAATCAGATTTTTGAAAAATTGACAGGTATTCGAGGCGCATTTACTACTCGTATAGCTTATGTCGTCAAAAATAACAGTGCAGGTAAGTATCCATATGAGCTACGTGTTTCTGATTATGATGGCTATAATCAATTTACCGTACATAGCTCACCGGAACCATTGATGTCACCGGCCTGGTCGCCAGATGCTTCCAAACTTGCTTATGTTACATTTGAAGGTGGTCGTTCTGCGTTGGTTATCCAAACACTGGCAACAAATGCTGTTCGCCAAGTAGCTTCATTTCCTCGCCATAACGGGGCACCTGCATTTTCTCCGGATGGAACTAAACTTGCCTTTGCATTATCTAAAACCGGTAGTTTGAATCTTTACGTGATGGATTTAGCTTCTGGCCAAATTCGTCAGATCACTGATGGCCGTAGTAATAATACTGAGCCAAGCTGGATGCCAGATAACCAGACACTGGTCTATACCTCAGATCAGGGTGGGCGTCCACAATTGTATAAAATCGATATTAATGGCGGTGCTCCACAACGCCTAACTTGGGAAGGATCACAGAACCAAGATGCAGATGTTAGCCCTGACGGTAGTTTTGTTGTGATGGTTAGCTCAGCAAGTGGCAGTCAGCATATCGCCAAACAAGATCTGGCAACGGGATCTGTCCAAATTTTGACAGATACGTTTCTGGATGAAACGCCGAGCATCGCACCTAATGGCACTATGGTGATTTATAGCTCTACTCAAGGGTGGGGAACTATATTGCAGCTAGTTTCGACTGATGGGCGTTTCAAAGCGCGTCTTCCGGCTACCGATGGACAGGTAAAATCTCCTGCCTGGTCGCCGTATCTGTGA
- the tolQ gene encoding Tol-Pal system protein TolQ produces the protein MTDMNILDLFLKAGFLVQLIMLILIGFSIASWAIIIQRTKILNAASREAEAFEDKFWSGIELSRLYKESQSRRDSLSGTEQIFHSGFKEFARLHQANDHAPEAVITGASRAMRISLNRELEVLENHIPFLGTVGSISPYIGLFGTVWGIMHAFIALGAVKQATLQMVAPGIAEALIATAIGLFAAIPAVMAYNRLNQRVNKLEQVYDNFMEEFLAILHRQAFAANTNKS, from the coding sequence GTGACTGACATGAACATCCTTGATTTATTTCTTAAGGCAGGTTTCTTAGTGCAGCTTATCATGCTGATTTTGATTGGCTTCTCTATCGCCTCTTGGGCAATCATTATTCAACGGACAAAAATCCTTAATGCCGCCAGCCGTGAGGCAGAAGCATTTGAAGATAAATTTTGGTCTGGCATTGAATTATCTCGCCTTTACAAAGAAAGTCAGTCACGCCGTGACTCGCTAAGTGGTACTGAGCAGATATTCCATTCTGGGTTTAAAGAATTTGCTCGTTTACATCAGGCAAATGATCATGCACCAGAAGCTGTTATTACAGGAGCTTCCCGTGCCATGCGTATTTCACTAAATCGTGAATTGGAAGTATTGGAAAATCACATTCCATTTCTGGGTACGGTAGGTTCCATCAGCCCTTATATTGGTCTGTTTGGTACGGTCTGGGGGATCATGCATGCCTTTATTGCTTTGGGGGCAGTTAAACAGGCAACTCTGCAAATGGTAGCACCCGGTATCGCTGAAGCCCTGATTGCAACCGCTATCGGCCTGTTTGCGGCAATTCCTGCGGTGATGGCCTATAACCGTCTGAACCAACGCGTTAACAAACTGGAACAAGTTTACGATAACTTTATGGAAGAATTTCTGGCTATTTTGCATCGTCAGGCTTTTGCTGCCAATACCAATAAGTCGTAA
- the cpoB gene encoding cell division protein CpoB, whose product MLGLSLLVGVAAPWAATAQAPISNVGSGSTDERLSQLERISDAHSQLLTQLQQQLSDSQRDIDTLRGQIQENQYQLNQVIERQKDLYLQLDKITNPSSAEGSESGNRNAESSVQAGNKQPAALASTGNEKGDYDAAVSLAINTKEYDKAIAAFQNFSKTYPKSKYLANANYWLGQLNYNKGKKDDAAYYFATVVKDYPKSQKSSDSLYKVGLIMQEKRQKDKAKAVYQQVVKQYPGTNAAKMAEKKLSGM is encoded by the coding sequence ATGTTGGGTCTGTCGTTATTGGTTGGCGTAGCGGCTCCTTGGGCCGCTACCGCCCAAGCGCCAATCAGTAATGTCGGCTCAGGCTCCACCGATGAGCGCCTCTCCCAATTAGAGCGTATTTCTGACGCTCACAGTCAATTATTAACCCAGCTCCAGCAACAACTTTCTGATTCTCAACGTGATATTGATACACTCCGCGGTCAGATTCAGGAAAATCAGTATCAATTAAATCAAGTCATTGAACGTCAAAAAGATCTTTATCTGCAATTGGATAAAATCACCAATCCATCAAGTGCAGAGGGTTCAGAATCAGGAAATCGTAATGCGGAGTCTTCGGTACAAGCTGGGAATAAACAACCTGCTGCGTTGGCGAGTACAGGAAATGAAAAAGGTGATTACGATGCTGCCGTCTCTTTGGCTATCAACACCAAAGAGTATGATAAAGCGATTGCAGCATTTCAGAACTTTTCCAAAACCTATCCCAAATCTAAGTACTTGGCGAATGCCAATTATTGGTTAGGACAGTTGAATTACAACAAAGGCAAGAAAGATGATGCGGCTTATTATTTTGCCACAGTTGTGAAAGACTATCCCAAGTCACAAAAAAGCAGTGATTCCCTGTATAAAGTTGGTTTAATCATGCAGGAAAAAAGACAAAAGGATAAAGCGAAAGCTGTTTATCAGCAGGTGGTTAAGCAATATCCTGGCACGAATGCAGCAAAAATGGCTGAAAAAAAGCTTTCCGGCATGTAA
- the tolR gene encoding colicin uptake protein TolR, with protein sequence MARTRSRRRELKSEINIVPLLDVLLVLLLIFMATAPIITQSVEVDLPDSVDSKTVSSTDNPPVIVEVSGVGQYNMVVNQERLELLPEQQIVAEAQTLVKANPKTVFLIGGSKEVPYDEIIKALNMLRQAGVKSVGLMTQPIGA encoded by the coding sequence ATGGCGCGCACTCGTAGTCGCAGACGTGAGCTAAAATCCGAGATCAATATCGTTCCCTTGCTGGACGTGTTGTTGGTATTGCTGCTTATTTTCATGGCAACAGCACCGATTATCACGCAAAGCGTAGAAGTCGATTTACCTGATTCGGTGGACTCAAAAACAGTTTCTAGCACTGATAATCCGCCGGTCATTGTGGAAGTTTCTGGGGTAGGGCAATACAACATGGTTGTTAATCAGGAACGTTTGGAATTGTTACCTGAACAGCAAATTGTTGCAGAAGCGCAAACCTTGGTGAAAGCCAATCCGAAAACAGTTTTCCTGATTGGTGGTTCTAAGGAAGTTCCTTATGATGAAATTATCAAAGCGTTGAATATGCTTCGTCAGGCAGGTGTAAAATCGGTGGGTTTAATGACCCAGCCTATCGGAGCCTGA
- the ybgE gene encoding cyd operon protein YbgE: protein MLADKCYQLMDKSLLRALILIIALILAVCVFWEPARFAANTSSLQIWQGILLIWAVCSGVTFGIGFYPKRIIWRLFFHPLPAFFILLFGLYHFFK, encoded by the coding sequence ATGTTAGCTGATAAATGCTACCAACTTATGGATAAGAGCCTATTGAGGGCTCTTATCCTCATCATCGCTTTAATACTTGCTGTATGTGTGTTTTGGGAGCCAGCTCGCTTTGCTGCCAACACTAGTTCACTACAAATATGGCAAGGTATTTTATTGATCTGGGCAGTTTGTTCTGGCGTTACTTTTGGTATTGGTTTTTATCCTAAACGTATTATCTGGCGGTTGTTTTTTCATCCGTTACCTGCATTTTTCATTCTTCTTTTTGGCTTATATCATTTCTTTAAGTAA